A stretch of Desulfobacter hydrogenophilus DNA encodes these proteins:
- a CDS encoding FecR domain-containing protein, translating into MSSQRHEIRVPEKILEQAIDWTLKIRFNTPDEKTRQAFKHWLELDIRNKEAWQQIQSSQQGFDILPGSDIVDIFETVEKKHPSRKLTRRNAIKLGLIGGMFLFSAGWGIKYNIFGGRQFLTAGTPVGGRRTLRLSEGSVVELNTNTTVSTEFTFRRRQIRLLRGEVLITTGKDTQSPFYRPFFVQTPFGPLEALGTKFCVRIMPESARVCVLEDVVRIMASGYNLSVRKGETFEFDVQKIRQIADSSPMAADWVDGIIVAKRMPLSTLLDELSRYKPEKLSWDSRVTVLKVSGIYQVHNPDKALEILSQTLPIKLVSQTDNSIYISSSLQ; encoded by the coding sequence ATGAGTAGCCAGCGGCATGAAATACGGGTGCCTGAGAAGATACTTGAACAGGCCATTGACTGGACCTTAAAGATTCGTTTTAACACGCCGGATGAAAAGACCCGACAGGCATTTAAACATTGGCTTGAACTTGATATCCGCAACAAAGAGGCCTGGCAGCAGATACAATCGTCCCAGCAGGGGTTTGACATTCTGCCGGGTTCGGATATTGTAGATATTTTTGAAACGGTTGAAAAAAAGCACCCTTCCCGTAAGCTTACCAGAAGAAATGCCATTAAGCTCGGTCTTATAGGGGGCATGTTCCTTTTTTCAGCAGGATGGGGAATAAAGTACAACATTTTCGGTGGCAGGCAATTTTTAACCGCCGGCACCCCTGTGGGTGGCCGCCGGACTCTGCGCCTTTCCGAGGGCTCGGTGGTTGAGTTGAACACAAATACAACCGTCAGTACCGAATTCACCTTTCGCCGCCGCCAGATTCGCCTGTTAAGAGGAGAAGTCCTTATTACCACCGGTAAAGATACCCAATCACCTTTTTATCGCCCCTTTTTTGTACAAACACCCTTTGGCCCGTTAGAGGCTCTTGGTACAAAATTTTGTGTCCGCATTATGCCCGAAAGCGCCAGGGTCTGTGTCCTGGAAGACGTTGTAAGGATAATGGCATCCGGTTACAATCTTTCAGTCCGGAAAGGCGAAACCTTTGAGTTTGACGTTCAAAAGATTCGGCAGATTGCCGATTCTTCCCCAATGGCGGCAGACTGGGTTGACGGCATCATTGTGGCAAAACGCATGCCCCTGTCTACACTTCTGGATGAACTGTCCAGGTATAAACCGGAAAAACTTTCATGGGATTCCCGGGTAACGGTCTTGAAAGTGTCTGGTATATATCAGGTGCATAATCCGGACAAGGCCCTTGAGATTCTGTCCCAGACCTTACCCATCAAACTTGTGTCCCAAACCGACAACAGCATCTATATCAGCTCTTCCCTGCAGTAA
- a CDS encoding sigma-70 family RNA polymerase sigma factor translates to MSLTMRQTVRLEVQSLYIDHKTWLRDWLKWKLGCIETAEDLSQDVFMRLLGRSEIVTVRRPRAYLGRIARGLVIDHWRRRDIEDAWRKIQAAVPEQAQPSPEERLEVIEALVEIDRILGKLKPRTRTAFLLARVEGMTCPRIARHLGVSQSTVERDISVALRHCHRALANQDNRS, encoded by the coding sequence ATGTCATTGACCATGAGACAGACAGTCCGATTAGAAGTTCAATCTCTTTATATTGATCACAAGACCTGGCTACGGGACTGGCTAAAATGGAAGCTGGGATGTATTGAGACGGCTGAGGATCTATCCCAGGATGTTTTTATGCGGCTTCTTGGCCGGTCGGAAATCGTTACTGTCCGCCGTCCCCGGGCCTACCTGGGTAGGATTGCCAGGGGGCTTGTGATTGACCATTGGCGTCGCCGGGATATTGAGGATGCCTGGCGCAAGATTCAAGCCGCAGTTCCGGAACAGGCGCAACCCTCCCCGGAAGAACGTCTTGAAGTTATCGAGGCCCTTGTAGAGATTGACCGGATTTTAGGAAAGCTTAAACCGCGCACGCGAACGGCATTTCTGCTGGCAAGGGTCGAAGGCATGACCTGCCCCCGCATTGCCCGGCACCTGGGGGTCTCCCAGAGTACTGTGGAACGGGACATTTCAGTTGCCCTGCGCCATTGCCACCGGGCATTGGCCAATCAAGATAATAGATCATGA
- a CDS encoding TerC family protein, translating to MFEWITSIEAWAALGTLTVLEIVLGIDNIIFISIVVGRLPDNQQNVARNIGILLAMVSRLALLFSIAWIVGLTDPFFSILGKNISGRDIILIGGGLFLLAKATHEIHNSLEGAGQDPPTGTVSSLGNVLVQITVLDMVFSFDSVITAVGLAREFSVMAIAIILSVGVMLLAAKSIGNFVETHPTIKILALSFLIMIGATLVVEGAGIHVPKGYIYFAMAFSVMVEMLNLKLRKKQQAPIKLRQTLKR from the coding sequence ATGTTTGAATGGATAACCAGCATAGAGGCATGGGCTGCCTTGGGCACACTGACTGTTCTAGAGATTGTCCTGGGAATTGATAATATTATTTTTATTTCCATTGTGGTGGGCCGTTTGCCGGACAATCAGCAGAACGTCGCCAGGAATATAGGCATCCTGCTGGCAATGGTTTCCCGTCTTGCCCTGTTGTTTTCAATTGCCTGGATCGTTGGGCTGACAGACCCTTTTTTCTCAATTTTAGGAAAAAACATTTCCGGACGGGATATTATTCTAATCGGCGGGGGCCTGTTTCTCCTGGCCAAGGCCACCCATGAAATTCACAACAGCCTAGAAGGGGCCGGTCAGGACCCCCCGACAGGAACCGTTTCCAGCCTTGGGAATGTCCTGGTTCAGATTACAGTCCTGGATATGGTGTTCTCATTTGATTCTGTGATTACGGCTGTGGGACTTGCCAGGGAGTTTTCCGTCATGGCCATTGCCATCATACTTTCTGTGGGGGTGATGCTCCTGGCAGCAAAATCCATAGGTAACTTTGTTGAAACCCATCCGACCATTAAAATTCTTGCCCTGTCCTTTTTGATCATGATCGGTGCGACTCTGGTGGTTGAAGGGGCCGGCATCCATGTGCCCAAAGGATATATTTATTTTGCCATGGCGTTTTCCGTCATGGTCGAAATGCTTAATTTAAAATTGCGTAAAAAACAACAAGCGCCCATTAAATTGAGACAAACACTCAAAAGATAA
- a CDS encoding NADP-dependent glyceraldehyde-3-phosphate dehydrogenase produces MKQNNEIPWQDLFPMASDIPESILKDLPCIQTQYLINGEIRNWDGPRQEVLSPVWVATDKDPSPFFIGEYPLLTQAESQQALDAAVAAYNHGRGFWPTLSVSQRIEHMETFTFRMMEEKDRVVRFLMWEVGKPLQDSIKEFDRTIQYIKETLAALKDLDRTGSRFTIEEKIIGQIRRAPLGVVLCMGPFNYPLNETFTTLIPALVMGNTVILKPPKHGALLYAPLLNAFCDVFPKGVINIIYGQGREMIPPLMASGQINVLGLIGTSRTANELKKQHPYPNRLRCVLGLEAKNPAIILNGADLDLTVKECILGCLSFNGQRCTALKILFVEQPIAQEFLDRFAAAMNELVVGMPWKEGVFVTPMPEKGKADYLRALVSDAVEKGAGIVNNGGARVCGSFFSPAILYPVTHKMRVFHEEQFGPVIPVLAFTDIKDPIEYMIHSNYGQQVSIFGNDPDQVAEMIDPLVNQVCRVNINCQCQRGPDTFPFTGRKDSAEGTLSVSDALRVFSIRTLVAAKETDQNKKIITDIVRQRKSKFLTTDFIL; encoded by the coding sequence ATGAAACAAAACAACGAGATACCTTGGCAGGACCTGTTTCCAATGGCCTCTGACATACCTGAATCCATTTTAAAGGATCTGCCCTGCATCCAAACCCAGTATCTGATCAATGGAGAAATCCGGAACTGGGATGGTCCCCGCCAGGAGGTGCTGTCGCCTGTCTGGGTGGCCACAGACAAGGATCCGAGTCCCTTTTTTATCGGAGAATATCCCTTGTTAACACAAGCGGAGTCACAGCAGGCACTGGATGCGGCTGTGGCCGCCTATAATCATGGCCGCGGTTTCTGGCCGACCCTGTCTGTGAGTCAGAGAATTGAGCACATGGAAACATTCACATTTCGAATGATGGAAGAAAAGGACCGGGTGGTACGGTTTCTCATGTGGGAGGTTGGCAAACCCCTTCAGGATTCAATCAAAGAATTCGACCGGACCATCCAATACATCAAGGAGACCCTTGCGGCGCTCAAAGACCTGGACAGAACCGGTTCCCGGTTTACCATTGAAGAAAAAATCATCGGCCAGATCCGGCGCGCCCCTTTGGGGGTGGTGCTGTGTATGGGGCCCTTTAACTACCCTCTCAACGAAACCTTCACCACTCTGATACCGGCCCTTGTCATGGGAAATACCGTGATTCTAAAACCGCCCAAACACGGCGCCCTTCTCTACGCGCCTTTGCTCAACGCCTTTTGTGATGTTTTCCCCAAAGGGGTGATCAATATCATTTACGGCCAGGGCCGGGAAATGATTCCCCCGCTCATGGCATCGGGCCAGATTAATGTCCTGGGATTGATCGGGACGAGCCGGACAGCCAACGAGCTGAAAAAACAGCACCCCTATCCAAACCGGCTTCGCTGTGTTCTGGGGTTGGAGGCCAAAAACCCAGCCATTATTCTCAACGGAGCGGATCTGGACTTGACAGTCAAAGAATGCATTCTGGGCTGCCTTTCATTTAACGGCCAACGGTGTACTGCCCTTAAAATTTTGTTTGTCGAACAACCTATTGCCCAGGAATTTCTTGACCGATTTGCTGCAGCGATGAATGAACTGGTCGTCGGCATGCCCTGGAAGGAGGGCGTGTTTGTGACACCTATGCCAGAAAAAGGCAAAGCCGATTACCTGAGGGCTTTAGTCTCAGATGCAGTTGAAAAGGGCGCCGGCATCGTCAACAACGGCGGGGCCAGGGTGTGCGGCAGCTTTTTTTCCCCGGCAATCTTGTATCCGGTCACCCACAAAATGAGGGTCTTTCATGAAGAGCAATTCGGGCCGGTGATTCCGGTTCTGGCCTTTACCGATATCAAAGACCCCATTGAATATATGATCCATTCAAATTACGGCCAGCAGGTGAGTATTTTTGGCAATGATCCCGACCAGGTGGCAGAAATGATAGACCCGCTGGTAAATCAGGTATGTCGGGTCAACATCAACTGCCAGTGCCAGAGGGGGCCGGATACCTTTCCTTTTACCGGACGGAAGGATTCGGCGGAAGGAACCCTTTCCGTGTCTGACGCCCTGCGGGTTTTTTCAATTCGAACGCTGGTGGCGGCCAAGGAAACGGATCAGAACAAAAAAATCATTACGGATATCGTCCGACAGCGTAAAAGCAAATTTTTGACAACCGATTTTATTTTATAA
- a CDS encoding lipopolysaccharide assembly protein LapA domain-containing protein, with protein sequence MLQKIKLISGLILVTITLVIFFQNTQAVETHFLFWTMTMPRALLLVITMLIGIFVGMLIAFALSGKKRQ encoded by the coding sequence TTGTTACAAAAAATAAAACTCATCTCAGGATTGATTTTAGTGACCATCACATTGGTTATTTTTTTTCAGAACACTCAGGCTGTGGAAACCCATTTTTTATTTTGGACGATGACCATGCCCAGGGCCCTACTTCTGGTAATCACCATGCTCATTGGTATTTTTGTCGGCATGTTGATCGCGTTTGCCCTGTCGGGGAAAAAGCGCCAATAG
- a CDS encoding DUF6988 family protein, with amino-acid sequence MEMKINQLLSRLVEFERKLFQNINTEFLSHSPKNEASRILSIVSFEHAESLKMLLASGNFTSSIGLLRLQYEAFVRALWVFYSASDIAVSKLMSELTAESARKTQKLPMLSEMLKKLEGKAPKILLDQLLEFKEYSWKPLSSYIHGGIHAIQRHSKGYPVQLLIQTVKASNGVSIMAAMFLIIVANDISKRGLMPIIQREFKDCLPDEKI; translated from the coding sequence ATGGAAATGAAAATTAATCAACTATTAAGTCGCTTAGTAGAATTTGAAAGAAAATTATTCCAAAACATTAATACTGAGTTTCTATCCCATTCACCTAAGAACGAAGCAAGCAGGATCTTAAGCATCGTTTCATTTGAACATGCTGAAAGCTTGAAAATGCTTTTAGCATCAGGTAACTTCACTTCATCTATTGGTCTTCTCAGGTTGCAGTATGAGGCTTTTGTAAGAGCTTTATGGGTTTTTTATTCAGCATCTGACATTGCTGTTTCAAAGTTGATGTCAGAACTTACTGCTGAGAGCGCACGAAAGACCCAAAAACTACCAATGTTATCTGAAATGTTAAAAAAGCTTGAAGGCAAGGCCCCTAAAATCCTATTAGATCAATTACTTGAGTTCAAAGAATATTCTTGGAAACCGCTTAGTTCTTACATCCATGGAGGTATTCATGCAATCCAAAGACATAGTAAAGGCTACCCTGTTCAATTACTTATTCAAACAGTAAAAGCATCAAATGGAGTTTCTATAATGGCAGCGATGTTTTTGATAATTGTTGCAAATGATATTTCAAAAAGAGGTCTCATGCCCATAATTCAGAGAGAATTCAAGGATTGTTTACCCGACGAAAAAATATAA
- a CDS encoding adenosine-specific kinase, translating into MELISVTIENPEELNFILGHSHFIKTVEDIHEAIVCTVPNAKFGVAFCEASGECLIRHSGTDEEMLELAKKNAQALSAGHTFIIFMKEMFPINIVNTIQAVPEVVRIHCATANPTQVIMAQTDQGRGILGVVDGFSSKGVETQDDIQKRKDFLRMIGYKL; encoded by the coding sequence ATGGAATTGATCAGCGTAACCATAGAAAATCCCGAAGAACTCAACTTTATCCTGGGACATTCCCATTTTATCAAAACCGTTGAAGATATTCATGAGGCCATTGTCTGCACCGTGCCCAACGCCAAATTCGGAGTGGCGTTCTGCGAGGCTTCCGGGGAGTGCCTGATCCGCCATTCCGGCACGGATGAAGAGATGTTGGAACTTGCAAAAAAGAACGCCCAGGCCCTGTCAGCCGGCCATACCTTTATTATCTTCATGAAAGAGATGTTCCCTATCAACATCGTGAACACCATCCAAGCTGTTCCCGAGGTGGTGCGCATCCATTGCGCCACAGCCAACCCCACCCAGGTAATCATGGCCCAGACCGACCAGGGCAGGGGTATCCTGGGGGTGGTGGACGGTTTTTCTTCCAAAGGCGTTGAAACACAGGATGATATTCAAAAACGCAAAGATTTTCTGAGGATGATCGGTTACAAGCTGTGA